Below is a window of Campylobacter canadensis DNA.
GTTTTTTTTAGGATTTAGGCTTGAATATTTGTTTTGTTTATCTATGAATTGCTCAATATTTTCATAAGCATAATGTAAAAAATGATGCTTTAATTTTCCTATTTTTTCTTGGCAAATTATAGCTTCATGTACTTCTCTATCATCAAATTTAGCATAATTTTTGTTAAAAAGCCTTATGTTGTAATCAGGATAAAGCCCCATTCTTTTAATAGCTTTACCAAAGAAAAAATTTAATCTTGCTACTTTGTAAGCTTTATATTCTGCTTTAATTAAAGTATTTTTAATTTCTTCTTCAAGCTCTTTTGTAATAATCTCATCACTATCAAGAACAAAAACCCATTCGTTTTTAGCTTGATTTACCCCAAATTGTTTTTGTTTTCCAAATCCAAGCCAAGCTTGATGAAAAAGTTTTACATTTTTAAAAGTACTAGCTATTTTTATGCTATTATCTTTACTACCGCTATCAACTACTATAACTTCATCGGCAAAAGCAGCACTTTGTAAAACTTCTTTTAAATATTTTTCGCTGTTAAATGTAAGAATTATTATTGAAATATTCATAATATTTACTTCCTTTATTGCAAAAGCTCTTTAACTATTTTAAAGATATCATTTTCATCAATATTTGTTATACAAAAATCATTTTTGTCTAGTCTTTTTGCATTGTTTATTTGTATATTTGCATCTATTGTTTTATTTATCTTAGTTGTAAGTGCGTTTCTCTTACTTGGAGTTGCTCCAAATATTGTAATTGAAGCTATATTTTGAGCAAAGGCTAAATGTGTTGTGCCGCTATCGTTTCCTATAATTAAATTCATAGTATTGCTAAGCTGTATTAAATCTTGTAAAGATAGCTTGTCTAAAATATACATTCTTTTGCTTTGAATATTTGAGCAGATATATTGTGCATTTTGCCTTTCATCTTCACTACCCCAAGCAAAAAATATATTTATTTTTTCATAAGTGCTTAAGATTAGTTTGCATAATTTTAAAATTTTTTCTTTTGGATAATTTTTATTTGCTTGGCTAGAGCCAGTATAAAATAAAATATTTTTTTCGTTTAATTTTAGATATTCTAATTTTTTATTATCAAAAATAGCTTCTTTTTGATAAATTAAAGTGAAATCTAAATTAAGATTTAAAGCAAAATTCATAAGCGAAAAATATCTTTTAAATACATTTTCATCATAAGAACAATTTAGTTTATGTTTATAAAAAATACTTGCAAAATCTTCTTTTAGGCTATTTTTATCAAAACCAAAATTATTTTTTGAAAGCATTTTACTAACGAAGGCAGATTTAATTAAGCCTTGAAAGTCAATTACTAAATCATAATTATTTTTTTTAGCATTTTTTAATATATTAAAACATTCTTTGTATTTTTTATCTTTTAAGGGCAGTGCATAAAGATTATCTATGTAATGATGTTTTTCTAAGATATTTTTAAATCTTACATCAACAAACCAGTCAATACTAGCATTATTTACATATTTTTTTATAAACTGCAGCACCACAGCAGTTTGAATAATATCGCCTAGTGCTGAAAGTCTAATAATAGCAATCTTCATAAAAGCCCTTAAAATAAAGGCTTTTTACGCTTTAGGCGTAATCATTTTGCTAGGAACGACAAATTTATCAAAATCCTCTTCACTAACTAAACCAAGCTCCATAGCACTTTGTTTTAATGATAAACCTTTTTTGTGTGCATTTTTTGCAACCTTTGCAGCGTTTTCATAACCAATATGTGGATTTAAAGCTGTTACAAGCATTAATGAATTATTTAAGTTATGCTCAATTCTTTCTTTATTAGCTTCTATTCCAACTGCACAATGAATATCAAAACTAATCATTGCATCAGCAAGCAATCTTAAACTTTGTAAAAAATTATAAATAATTACAGGTTTAAATACATTTAATTCAAAATTACCTTGAGATGCAGCTATTTTAATAGCGCTATCATTTCCAAAAACTTGCACACAAACCATAGTTAAAGCTTCGCATTGAGTAGGATTTACCTTGCCTGGCATAATTGAGCTACCTGGTTCATTTTCTGGGATATTTATCTCTGCAAGACCGCATCTAGGACCTGATGCTAACCATCTAATATCATTTGCAATTTTCATTAAATTTGCTGCTAATGCACTTAAAGCACCGTGTAAAAAGCATAAAGCATCATGGCTTGTTAAACCGTGGAATTTATTTGGGCTAGAAACAAAGCTTGTATTTAGCATTGAGCTTAGTTTTTCGCTAACTCTTTGCCCTAATTCAGGATGAGCGTTAATTCCAGTACCAACAGCAGTTCCACCTATTGTAAGCTCTCTTGTGCTATTTAAAGCTAATTTTATATGATTTAATGAGCTTTCAAGCATATAAGCGTAGCCTGAAAATTCTTGACCTAAGGTAAGCGGAGTTGCATCTTGTAAATGCGTTCTACCTATTTTAATAATTTGCATAAATTCATTTGCTTTTTTTTCTAAGGTATTTTTAAGTTGTGTTAGTGCAGGAATTAGGGTTTTTTCTACTTCTAGCACAGCAACTATGTGCATTGCAGTTGGAAAGGTATCATTTGAGCTTTGAGACATATTTACATCATCATTAGGATGTACTACTTTTTCTTTTGTAAAATCTTTATTGCTTAGTTTAGTTGCAAGATTAGCAATAACTTCATTCACATTCATATTTGATTGAGTGCCAGAGCCTGTTTGCCAAATTGCAAGTGGAAATTCATCATCATATTTATGAGTTAAAATTTCATCGCAGGCTTTTACAATAGCATCTTTTTTCTCATCGCTTAATTTTTTTAAATCATTATTTACTAAAGCAAGCGCCTTTTTTAAATATACAAAAGAATGTATTAATTCAACTGGCATTTTTTCAGTGCCGATTTTAAAATTCTCAAAACTTCTTTGAGTTTGTGCTGCCCACAATTTGTCTGCAGGAACTTTTACTTCGCCCATTGTGTCGTGTTCTATACGATAATTCATTTTATTCTCCTTTATAAGATTTAATTAGATTAAATACACAATTAGTTATTTTTTCAATACTTTTAATCTCACATCTTTCATAAATACTATGTGGATTAAGTATATTTGGACCAATGCTTGCGCATTTTAATTTAGGATTTTTTTGCATTAAAACTCCGCATTCAAGACCAGCGTGAATGCTTGTCATTTTTGCATTAGGTACAAATTCTTGCAAATGCTTTAACACATCTTTTGTAAAATCATTTGCTATTGGCTGCCAAGGCTCATCTTTGCTTAGAAGTTTAACTTCGTAATTTAAAAAATGTGCCTTTGTTTTATAAAAAATTTCATCTAATTCTTTATCATCTTCGCTTCTTGCAAATATTTCTATATGAAATTCATCGCCTTCTTGCTTTACTATAGCTAGATTAACGCTTGTTTTTACTATTTGTAACTCTTGATTGTAAGATAAAACACCTTGTTTAAAACTAGCAAGTTTTGCTAAAAAATCATCATCAAAACATTTATAATCTTTATATTCAAGCTTGTTAATTATAAAATTTTCATTTGAATGCAATTCTTCATCACAATAAAATAAAGCTTTTGCATTTACACTAATGCTATTTGTTCTTTCTCCACCATTAAATGAGATTAATCTTGCATTGTGTTTAAATAAAAATAAGGCTAAATCGCTAATAGCACTAGGTATGTTTTTTATGATATCAATGCCGCTATGTCCGCCCTTATAACCCTTTGTTTGTATTTCATAAAGGAATTTTTTCTTTTCTTTATTTTCTTTAACTTTGCAGCTAACTTTTAGCATTAAAGATGCTGCACAGCCTATTATTACATAGTTTTCATTTTCGCTATCAATATTTAAAAGATTTGTAGAGCTAATATCTAAATTTAAATTGTTTGCTCCAAGTAATCCTACTTCTTCATTTGCAGTAAATAAACATTCTATATTATTAAATTTGTTTAATGCTTCAAGCATAATACAAAGTCCAATACCGTTATCAGCCCCTAAGGTTGAATTATCAGCCTTAATAAAACCATCTTCATTAATTATTTTAATATCAGGTGCATTGCCAACGCAAACCATATCATAATGGCTTTGCAAGCATAAATTAGGCTTTCCTTTTTTGCATAAAATATTTTCAGCCTCATCGCATAAAACTTCACAACCTTGTTCTTTTGCATAATTTATTATGTAGTCTTTTAATTTTTGCGCTTCAAAAGAACAGTGTGGGATTTTTGTGATATTTTCAAAATGCTTTAAAACTTGCATTTTATCTCCTTTTTTATTGTTTTCTTAGCTTATAATTACTTTTTAAACACTTGTAAAAAATTTGTATAAAAAATAATTTTTTGTTACTTTTTGATACAAATTTTATATTTTTATGTAAATTTTATATCTAAATCAAAACCGCTTAATGCTTTTAGTTGTGTTTGATTATTGCTTAAAAGAGAAAAGCTTTTTACTCCTAAGTATTTTAAAATTTGAGCGCCTATGCCATAGTTTTTATCATCGCTTTTTTCGCCTTGCATTAAGATTAAAATCCCACCATTTTTGCAAAGTTCATTTATTGCATTTATGCTATCTTCAAATTTAATTGCATCTTGAGAACTTTTATAAAATTTAACCAAAGAATTTTTATATTTACCATCAAAGATAAAAACAAAATGACTTCTATTTAAAAAATCACTAAATTCTAATTTTAAAACCGCCTTATCTAGTATATTTGTATTTTCTTTACTTACAAGATTTATTAAAGTTTGAGTTTTTAGTCTAAATTTAATTAAATCTTCTATTGTTACTAATTTTATATTGTGTTTTTCTCCGAATTTAATTAAATCATCTTGTCTTGCCATTGTGCCATCTTCATTCATAATTTCACAAATAACACAAGCAGGGGTTAGATTTGCTAATTTACACATATCCACAGTACCTTCAGTATGTCCAGTGCGAACTAAAACACCACCATCTTTTGCAATAAGAGGATTAATATGACCAGGTCTTACAAAATCACTCTCACTGGCATTTTTATCAGCAAAAATTTTAATAGTATCACACCTTTCTTGTGCGCTAACACCAGTAGTTGCGGTCTTTGCATCAACAGTTATTGTAAATGCAGTTTCGTGATTTGAAGTATTTTTTGGAACCATCAAAGGTAGGTTAAACTTATTTGTAAGATTGCTATCAAGTGCAACGCATACAACGCCTCTTGCCTTTGAAAGAGTAAAATTTATTTTTTCTGCAGTGCAAAATTGTGCTGCAAAGATTAAGTCTCCTTCGTTTTCTCTATCAGGGGCATCAAGCATAATTAGCATTTGACCATTTTGTAATTGTTTTATACCTTCTTCTATACTTATAAATGACATTTGTTTTCCTTGAATATTTTTTAAGTATTATTTTCAAGCTAAATTAATACTTAAAAAATAAAGAGCAAAAAATGCTCTTTATATTATTTATAATTTTTAATTGCAGCGTGTAAGATAGCGCTTGCTTCTTGTTTATCTTTGTATTCTTTTACCTTTACCCACTTGTTTGGTTCAAGCATTTTGTAAGTTTCAAAGAAATTTTTAATTTTATCAAGCTTGTGTTTTGCTAAATCATCAAGACTATTTATATTATCATAGCTTGGGTCAAGCTTGCTAACAGGCACAGCTAGTAATTTTTCATCCATTCCGCTTTCATCTTCCATAATTAAAACTCCGATTAAACGGCATTTAATCACACTACCAGCTACTAATGGATACTCGTTTAATACAAGTACATCAACAGGATCCCCGTCATCAGCTAAAGTATTTGGCACAAAACCATAATTTGCAGGGTAGAACATAGCAGAATACATTACTCTATCAACAAATAAAGCACCACTTTGTTTATCTACTTCATATTTTACATTTGAGCCATAAGGTATTTCTATTACAACATTTAAAGCATTTTCATCGCCACATTTAATCTTACTTAAATCCATTTTCTCTCCTATTTTATATAATGTTCTCTTATATATTTATATATTTTTTCAATTGCATCTTGAAGCATTACTTTAGCATCACCTCCAAAGGCACCACCAGTTAATTTAGCATTTACTTCAAAACTTTGCACTTCATTGTTATTGCTATCAATTAAAGCAACTTTAATAATAGCACTTGCCGTTCCTGCTCCAAATGGCCCTGCCATATATCTAGCAAAACGGTCGCCTTCATCATAGTCTAAAATCGCACAAGATATTTTTAAATCTTTACCTAAAATATTTTGTTGTCTTAGCTTGTCATTTAAGCCTTTTTCTAAATACTCACCGAAATTTTCTTTTTTGCAATCTGCATAAGCGCTTAAATAATCTCTTTTTGTTTCATTGTAATTTACCTTAGTTATGTTTGCACTAGAAAAATTACATCCTGTAAGTAATACCCCCCCCATAGCCATCGCTACGATTAATTTTGTTGTTTTCATTTTGTCTCCTTATTAAAAATTAAATTCTATTTTTTATTTCTCTATTCATATCGGCTACTATTTGCTCTATTGTTCTTTCGCCGTTTATTTTAATATGTAGATTTTTTTCTTTATAAAAAGTTGTGATTTGCTCTAGTGGTTCTGTATAAACCTTCATTCTATTATTAAATACTTCTTCGTTATCATCAGCTCCTCTAGCTCTGCCTAAAACTCTTTCTTTAGCAGTATTTTCTCCTACATAAACTTCAATAACTGCTGCTAATTTTACTAAATTTTGTTTTTTTAGCTCTTCATCTAAAGCTTTCATTTGCTCTACACTTCTTGGGTAGCCATCAATTAAAATAACATCATTTTCGCATTTTGCTATAGCACTTAAAATAGTATTAACAACTATTTTTAATGGAACTAAATTCCCTTTAGAAATAAGTGCATCAATTTCTTTTCCAAGCTCACTACCACTTGCTACTTCTTCTCTTAGCAAATCTCCTGTTGAGTAGTGTGTGTAGTTTTCTTCTTTTGCAATAATGCTTGCATCGGTGGTTTTACCACTTCCTGGAGCACCGATTATTAAAAATAATTTTTTCATATTTTTCCTTTCAAAAAATGTTAATTTTAACTAAAAAGTTAAATCTAAAGATAATTTTTTTAATTCTTTTTGTAAAAAGATTTGAAATTCTTTTAATCTTTCTTTACTTTTTGCTTCTAATCTTGTTATTAAATAAGGGCTTGTATTGCTTGCTCTTAGCAAGATAAAACCATCATCATAATTAATTCTAACTCCATCAATAAGAATAATACTAGCATTAAGATTAAGACTGTTTATATTATTTATAAAATCTTGCATTAGTTTAAATTTATTATTTTCATCTACTTTTATTTTTATTTCATCGCTCTTAAATGATTTAGGTAAATTATCTAAAAGTTCGTTGAAATTTGGGTTTTTGTTATAAATCCTTAAAATTCTAAGCATTGCATAAATTGCATCATCGTAGCCAAAATAAATATCGTTAAAGAAAATATGTCCGCTAAGTTCGGCTGCTAGATTAAAATTATGCTCTTTTATTGCTTTTTTTATATTTGAATGCCCAGTTTTACACATTTTGCACTCACCAAGCTTATTTATTTCATCATATATAATTTTTGAGCATTTAACCTCGCATAAAATCTTAGGATTTTGCATATTTTTAGCAAAAATATAGCAAAGTTCATCACCTTTTATAATTTTATCTTTTAATAAGCACACAACCCTATCAGCATCGCCATCAAATGCAAAGGCTATGCTTGAATTATCCTTTTGCATTTGTGTTTTTAGCATTTGTAGATTTTCTTCTTCAGTTGGGTCAGGTTCGTGAGTTTTAAATTCTCCATCAAATTCATCTAAAATGCAAGTATTTTTAATATTTAATCTATTTAAAATTTCTTTTGCAACATATGAAGCTGCACCATTTGCTAAATCACAACTTATATTAAAATTAAGATTTTTTAAATCTTTGAATTCTTCTTGTAAAAATTGCAAATACTCTTCTTTAGCATCTAAAAATTCATATTCAACATCTTCAATTTTATTATCAAAATTATCCATTTGAGCTTTTACTTCATTATAAATATTAGCAAGCTCATCTCCAAAAAAACTTTCTTTATTGATTGTGATTTTAAAGCCGTTGTATTCTTTTGGATTATGCGATGCGCTTATTATTATATTTGCATCAATATTGCATTTATAAGTGCTAAAATATCCAACAGGAGTCGGAACAAGCCCTAGTGAATAAACCTTTATTTTGCTTTTATTTAAGCCATAAATTAAGGCATTATGCAAGATATTATTAGATAATCTTGCATCATAGCCAACACTTACGCTTTTTGCATTTTTACTAAGCATAATTTTACCTAAAACATAGCCTAAAGCCTTTGTAAATTGCGCAGTTATTTCACTAGCATAAATGCCTCTTATATCGTATTCTCTAAAAATATGTTTCATCTTTTCTCCTTTATTTGCATGTATTTTTTATAAATTCTTTTAGCTCTTCACTATTTATTGAACTTTTTAATTCTAAGATTAAAATTTCATCAATATTTATGGAGTATTTTTTAGCTAAATATTTTATTAATGTTTTTTTAAAATTTGCTTTACCAAGCTCTGTAAATAAATCCTCATAAAAATAACTTGCTATAACACTATTTAAAGAATCTAGCAAGTAAGAATTTTTTTCATTTAAGTCATCAGCAATAAATTCTAAGCTTAATTTTATTTGTTTTAGTGAATTATCTTTTGAATAAACATCGCTTATAAAATCACTTATTTTAACACTATTAGCATATAAATTACAAAATAATAATAAAAAAATTATAAGTTTTTTCATTCAACATAACCTTTTAAAGTAGAATAAAAATCATCCACTGCCTTATTGGCCTTTGCCTTTGTTTTTAGCATTAAAGCAAAGAAATTATATGAACTGTTAAAAGAAATTTTAAATGTATTTGGATTTTTAGCCCTTGAAAAAGCTACATATAATTGACCTTTTGCAAAAATATTATCGCATTTACATAAAAGCTTTTCAATGCTCATTCCTTGTGATTTGTGTATGGTGATTGCATAAGCTAATTTTAAAGCATAAGCTTTTATTATTGCATCTGCTTCAATATTGCTTGTGTTGTACTCTTCGTAATATTCAAAAGTAGTTTTTTCTACACTAAAAATAAGATTATTTGATTTTACACAAATTACTTCTTGCTCTTCATTATAAGATATGATTTCTCCTTGCATTCCGTTGTAAAAACCGTGTGCATTGTAGGTAAAAATCACTTTTGCTCCTATTTTAAATTCAAAATCTTCTTCAATAGGCAAGGTTTTAATCCATTGTTCAATTTTATTGCTTGGAGAAAATTTATTTTTAATTATGTCTATTTTTGCCTTGTAGCTTTTTGCTTCTATCTTTGCAAGTTTATTTTGATTTATAAATTTTGCTTCTTTATTGGTACCGCAAATTATTGTATAATCATCAAATTCATTAGAATTTAAATCTTGGTCTGTAATGTAGTTGTAAAAATAATCAACACAACAATCATCAACATTAGCAAGGCGGATTTTTAATAAATTTTTATAAAATTCTTCATCATTCATTCTATGTTGTTTATTTAAAATTACAGAATAAAAATCAAATTCCTTCCAAAATTGTGATAAAAAAGCATATTTTCCATCGCTTAATACTGGTTCTAATTGATAAAAATCTCCTACTACTAATAATTTGATATTGTAATTTTGAATTCTATGATGAATCATATCAAATAAATCAGCACTTACCATTGATATTTCATCAATTAAAACCACATCAATATTTTTTAGAATTTTGTTTAATTCAAGCAAGTCTTCTTTGCTAGTTTTAAGTTCTGATATGTTTTTTGCTATTTTGAATTTAAAAAATTTATGTATTGTTAGTGCTTTAATGTTTATTGCTGCTAGAGCAGTACTTGCTAATGGTATGATTTTTAATTCTTTATTTTCTAAGATTTTTTTGATGGTGTAGGATTTACCAACCCCAGCACCACCTGTTAAAAAAACATTTCTTCCTTCTTTTAGTTTTTGTATTATTAAACTTGCATTATCTTTCATTACAAAATCTTAAAATTATAATTTTTAAGCGTTAGCTCATTTAACCTATCTCTTAATTCTTCATAACTTCTTCCATCGTATGGATAATATGCTATAATTTGAGTTTTCTTTTCATTTAAAAAATCATTAATTTCATTTAAAAGTGTTTCAGTATTTGAAGAATCAGTTCCTGATAATAATAAAATAACGCCCCTTTCAAAGGTGAAATAACAATCAGTATTTCTTAACATTTCCCCAATTGTTTTTTGATGCTCAATATTGTGCGTATTTACATAAGCTAGACAAAACTCAAAATTATCATTTTGTAAATGTCTTTTAATATTTGCTATAAAAAAATTCATAGCAACTTGAAAATGTTCTTTGTTAAAAGCTTTCATTACTCGTTCCTTAAAGTAGTTAAAATATCTATTTTACTAGCTTTATAAGCAGGATAAAGTGCTGATAAAAATACTATTAAAATAGAGCCAAACACAATGCTAAGAAAATCAAAAATACTTAAATCAATCGGTAGCTTTGATGTTCCATAAACATCAGCTGGAAGTGTTATTATATCAAAGCTATTTAAAATAAACATAGAACAAAAACCTAACAATATCCCAAAAATTATTCCACAAAAACCTATAAAAAAGCCTAGCATAAAAAATGAATTTCTTACTTCTTTTTTACTTGCGCCTAAGGCTAAAAGTAGGGCGATTTCATTTTTTCTATTTAAAACTATCATAAATAAAGAACTTATGATATTTAAGCTTGCAATGATTATTATCATTAATAAAATAAAAAATAAGGCTTTTTTTTCTAATTCAAGTGCGTTTAAAAAGTTACCATTTTGTTCCCACCAGCCTATTATAAAATAATCATCTTTGTATTTTTCTTTTAGTATTTTAATATCGTCTTGAGCGTTTTTTGAATAAAGATGAATTCCTGTGTAGTTTTGGTTTTTAAGCACTTTTTTTAAATCATTAATATCAACATAAGCATAAGATTCATCATAAGCCTTTAAACCAGATGAAAAAGAGCTTTGATAATTAAATCTTTTTATGGTTGGGCTAAAGGCTAAGGCGTTAGGACTTAGATTAGTAAAAATTAAATTAATTTTAAAATCATCAATTAAAAAGCCAGAACCTAAAATAATAGGAAAACTTTCTTGAATATTTGTATTTTTATAAGCTTTGTTAAAAATTTCATTTATCTTTGCTTCTTGTTTAAAATCAACTCCGAAAATCACAGCTGCTTGAAGAGAATTTGCACTTTTAATTACTGCTTGAGATTGGATAAAAGGAGAGATTAAATAAGTTTTTTGCAGCTCTTGAATTAATTTTTCATTAATTATTTTATTTTTTGAATAAATAGAAATTGGGTAATTCATAACTAATAATTTATCTAAAAAATTTTTATTCATACCATTCATAACAGCCATAGATACAATAAGAACGCAAACTCCTAAAGCAACACCAATAAAAGCAAGTAGCTTTGTAATCATAATAAAAGGCATTGATTTATCAAAGCGTAAATATTTAAAGAGTAAATATTTAATCATAAATGTTTTTTTATCACTTCAATTAATTGTGGTTGGGTTGCATCTTTTATAATCAAGTCTGCAAAATCAACATTTCTTTTTATGCTATCAGGGCTAAAAATTATTATAAAGGTATTTGGTTCTTTAAGTTTTATATTATTTAAAACATTTTTTATATTATCAAAATCATATAAAATTGATAAATACCCAACAATAATTATTTTATAATTATTTTTTACTTCTTCTAAAAAAGCACTAATGCTATTTACTTTCGCACAAATACTTGCACTTTTATTTACAATGTGTAATAAGTGTGAGCTTTGAATATCATTATCTAAAAATATCAAAACATCATTTTTAATATTTTCTTTATTTGC
It encodes the following:
- a CDS encoding ABC transporter permease — its product is MIKYLLFKYLRFDKSMPFIMITKLLAFIGVALGVCVLIVSMAVMNGMNKNFLDKLLVMNYPISIYSKNKIINEKLIQELQKTYLISPFIQSQAVIKSANSLQAAVIFGVDFKQEAKINEIFNKAYKNTNIQESFPIILGSGFLIDDFKINLIFTNLSPNALAFSPTIKRFNYQSSFSSGLKAYDESYAYVDINDLKKVLKNQNYTGIHLYSKNAQDDIKILKEKYKDDYFIIGWWEQNGNFLNALELEKKALFFILLMIIIIASLNIISSLFMIVLNRKNEIALLLALGASKKEVRNSFFMLGFFIGFCGIIFGILLGFCSMFILNSFDIITLPADVYGTSKLPIDLSIFDFLSIVFGSILIVFLSALYPAYKASKIDILTTLRNE